One Rosa chinensis cultivar Old Blush chromosome 3, RchiOBHm-V2, whole genome shotgun sequence DNA window includes the following coding sequences:
- the LOC112193074 gene encoding protein-tyrosine-phosphatase PTP1 codes for MPKIKRTKRSKRRKDDHDVVDVRRQKSQKLDCCPSEKSHLFSEFSAENRRRVVLTQDQYKYCSQALKFFQDKLDEPRQIIEEFRKVNKGRAETRKEKTCNVALSSVNWRKNRYDNIVPYDQNRVVLKDSSKSGRDYINASFITTSSSRFIATQGPLPNTYEDFWEMVIQYRCPVVIMLTCLDMDTCGDYFQAEDEREFGNVCIVTKWMRSSESSDTNSPLVLRLLEVKHKENSEEPPVSVLHIQYPEWPDHGVPTDTVAVREILKGLIYQEAPPEAGPIVVHCSAGIGRTGTYCTIHDTMKRILSGDMSALDVADTVATFRSQRDGMVQTLKQYWFCYSAIIDELEELISDHQDEE; via the coding sequence ATGCCAAAGATCAAGAGGACTAAAAGAAGCAAGAGGAGAAAGGATGATCATGACGTTGTTGATGTGAGAAGACAAAAATCTCAAAAACTGGATTGCTGCCCCTCAGAAAAATCCCACCTATTCTCGGAATTCTCCGCCGAGAATCGGCGGAGAGTAGTACTAACCCAGGATCAGTACAAGTATTGCTCCCAGGCTCTCAAATTCTTCCAAGACAAGCTCGACGAGCCTCGGCAGATTATAGAGGAGTTTCGTAAGGTAAATAAGGGGAGAGCTGAAACTAGGAAGGAGAAGACTTGCAATGTGGCTCTCAGCAGTGTCAATTGGAGGAAGAACCGCTACGATAATATTGTGCCATATGACCAAAACAGGGTTGTTCTGAAGGACTCATCCAAAAGTGGAAGGGACTACATCAATGCCAGCTTCATCACCACAAGCTCGTCTCGGTTTATTGCAACACAAGGTCCACTTCCGAATACGTATGAGGATTTCTGGGAGATGGTGATCCAGTACCGTTGCCCTGTTGTGATTATGCTTACTTGCTTGGACATGGATACATGTGGAGATTATTTTCAGGCAGAAGACGAGAGAGAATTTGGGAATGTGTGTATAGTCACTAAGTGGATGAGAAGTAGCGAGTCTAGTGACACTAATTCTCCGTTAGTGTTGCGGCTTTTGGAGGTCAAGCATAAGGAGAACTCCGAGGAGCCACCAGTATCGGTTTTGCATATTCAGTATCCTGAATGGCCTGACCATGGAGTTCCCACAGACACGGTTGCTGTTCGCGAAATATTGAAAGGATTGATATATCAAGAGGCACCACCAGAGGCTGGCCCGATTGTGGTGCACTGTAGTGCAGGTATTGGGAGAACTGGAACATACTGCACAATTCATGATACGATGAAGAGAATTCTTTCTGGGGACATGTCTGCTTTAGATGTTGCTGATACAGTTGCCACATTCAGGTCTCAGCGAGATGGAATGGTCCAGACGCTGAAGCAATATTGGTTCTGTTATTCTGCGATCATCGATGAATTGGAAGAACTCATCTCGGATCATCAAGATGAAGAGTAG